A genomic segment from Bradyrhizobium diazoefficiens USDA 110 encodes:
- a CDS encoding DUF3551 domain-containing protein, which yields MRRACLALVASGTLLVSAPARAQTYDPSHPVCMQIYGQVGYFDCRYTSLQQCRYLAVGRSATCVVNPYFPQERPRSPRKSSRAN from the coding sequence ATGCGCCGCGCTTGCCTCGCACTGGTTGCGTCCGGCACGCTGCTCGTCAGCGCGCCGGCGCGTGCGCAGACCTATGATCCCAGCCATCCCGTCTGCATGCAGATCTACGGCCAGGTGGGCTATTTCGACTGCCGCTACACCTCGCTCCAGCAGTGCAGATATCTCGCCGTCGGCCGCTCTGCGACATGCGTCGTGAACCCGTATTTCCCGCAGGAGCGGCCGAGGAGCCCTCGGAAGTCGAGCCGCGCCAATTAG